The DNA region CAACTTACTGAATTTAAAAAAGGAATAAAGAGTTAAGTTTTTAACTTAAAAAGAAATTCTTGAGAAAGTTCTCCTTTAAATACTTCTTCTGCAGGTCCAACAAGGTTTACGGACCAATCAGGATTAATTTTTACATGTAATACCCCACCTGGCATTATTACCTCAACTTGATTATTTACTAATCCTTTCTTATATGACGCTGAGGCGGCTGCGCAGGAACTACTTCCTGAAGCAAGGGTATATCCTGCTCCTCTTTCCCATATTCTTATTTCTATTTTATCTGGACTTAAGACTTTTACCATTTGTACATTTATTCTGTTGGGAAACATCGGATGATTTTCTATTTTGGGACCTAAGGATTTAATTTTTTCTTCATTAATTTCATCCACAAAGAATACACAATGAGGATTTCCAATAGAAAGACAGGTAACTTTTATTGTCTCATCATTAATTTTTAATTCTTCATCTATTATCTCTCTTTCTGAGCCTAAAACAGGAATTTCGGAGCTTTTAAAAGTTATTTTTCCCATTTCAACCTCAATACTTTTTGCTCTTCCTTTTTGTTCTTCTACTATAGAGACTTTGACCTTTCCTCCAAGGGTATATATATAGAATTCTTTTTCTGTAGTATATCTGTAATCGTATATATACTTTGCCAGTATCCTTATGCCGTTTCCGCTTTTTTCAGCCTCACTCCCATCTGGATTAAATATTCTTACTTTAAATTCCTGATTGTTTATTTTTTCAAGGATAAGTATTCCATCAGAACCAATTCCATAATTTCTATCGCATATAAGACGTACATTTTTCTCAGTTAAGGGAAAGTTTATTTTTTCTTTATCAAATACAATATAATCATTTCCAAGACCATGGCTTTTTATAAACTCCATAACTTACCTCCTATTTGTAGTTTTTTAAACTTAAAATACAACT from Dictyoglomus turgidum DSM 6724 includes:
- the dapF gene encoding diaminopimelate epimerase translates to MEFIKSHGLGNDYIVFDKEKINFPLTEKNVRLICDRNYGIGSDGILILEKINNQEFKVRIFNPDGSEAEKSGNGIRILAKYIYDYRYTTEKEFYIYTLGGKVKVSIVEEQKGRAKSIEVEMGKITFKSSEIPVLGSEREIIDEELKINDETIKVTCLSIGNPHCVFFVDEINEEKIKSLGPKIENHPMFPNRINVQMVKVLSPDKIEIRIWERGAGYTLASGSSSCAAASASYKKGLVNNQVEVIMPGGVLHVKINPDWSVNLVGPAEEVFKGELSQEFLFKLKT